A single window of Nicotiana sylvestris chromosome 5, ASM39365v2, whole genome shotgun sequence DNA harbors:
- the LOC104214593 gene encoding small ribosomal subunit protein uS14z/uS14y/uS14x-like, which translates to MAHSNIWNAHPKNYDPGSRTCRVCGNPHAIIRKYGLMCCRQCFHSNAREIGFIKYR; encoded by the coding sequence atggctcaCTCTAACATCTGGAATGCTCACCCTAAGAACTATGACCCTGGGTCTCGTACCTGCCGTGTCTGTGGGAATCCTCATGCAATTATAAGGAAGTATGGACTCATGTGCTGCAGACAGTGCTTCCACAGCAATGCTAGGGAAATTGGCTTCATCAAGTACCGTTAA